The nucleotide sequence TCCACGCAGGCGACGGCAATATCCACCCGATCATCCTCTTCGACGAGCGCGACCCGAAGCAGTGCGAGGATGTCCTTCTCGCCAGCGGAGAGATTCTCGCCCGATGCGTCGAAGTCGGGGGAACCATCACGGGCGAGCACGGCGTCGGCGTCGAGAAGATCGAGTTCATGCCGCTGATGTTCACGCCGGCGGACCTCGAGTTCATGCAGAACATCAAGGCGGTGTTCGATCCAGAAGGTCTGTGCAACCCCGACAAGATCTTCCCTGGCAAGGTTCCCTCGGAACCTGGAGCCCGAACCGATGCTTGACCGCATCGACGCGCTCCACTCCCGTTTCGCAAACATCCTCGGCAACGAACACGCATCTATCGCCCAGTCCGGCATCCCAGACATCGGTGTGCTCCATCCGGTGGTGGTGATCACACCGTCCAGCGTCGAACAGGTGTCCGATGTGCTCCGGGCAGCGACCGACGAACGAGCATCGGTCGTCCCCTGCGGGAACGGCAGCGCGCTGAGTATCGGGAACCTGGACGGTTCCGCCGAGGTGCTGCTCTCGCTCCGAGAGCTGAACCGGACGATCGATTACGAATCGAACGACCTGACCGCCGTTGCCGAGGCGGGCAAGCCCATCGCGGCGCTGCAGCAGGAGATCGCCCCGTCGCGTCAGTTCCTCGCTCTGGACCCCGCGAGGCAGGACATGGCGACAGTCGGCGGGGTCATCGCCACCAACGACAGCGGTCCGCTGCGCCGCATGTATGGAACGCCGCGAGACCTCACCCTGGGCGTCAAAGCGGTACTCGCCGACGGAACCGTCGTCAAGGGCGGCGGGCGGGTCGTGAAGACCGTAGCGGGCTACGACACGGTTCGTCTGCTGGTGGGGTCGCTCGGGACGCTCGCCGTGGTCGTCGAGGCCGCCTTCCGGCTGCATCCGGTGCCGGAGCGGCGAGCGGCGACGCTGGCAACATTCGCCGACTGGGCTTCGGCGCGCGCCGGCGCGGATGGCATCGTCCACTCCGAACTCCACCCCACATTCCTGGAGATGTTGAACCTGGGCGACGATGTCTGGGGGGAGTACGGGACTCGATCCCATG is from Candidatus Poribacteria bacterium and encodes:
- a CDS encoding FAD-binding oxidoreductase, yielding MLDRIDALHSRFANILGNEHASIAQSGIPDIGVLHPVVVITPSSVEQVSDVLRAATDERASVVPCGNGSALSIGNLDGSAEVLLSLRELNRTIDYESNDLTAVAEAGKPIAALQQEIAPSRQFLALDPARQDMATVGGVIATNDSGPLRRMYGTPRDLTLGVKAVLADGTVVKGGGRVVKTVAGYDTVRLLVGSLGTLAVVVEAAFRLHPVPERRAATLATFADWASARAGADGIVHSELHPTFLEMLNLGDDVWGEYGTRSHAPSVLACFAGTQEEADYQVERASELLRGSNAADVAQYADEGADFWQELLQATLSAWRSESESVVCRVSVPIVQVQQAIETGSRLAAARDLGVQYLAHYANGSVMCRFRLPTPEAASPASDAVDSLRTELLPVGGRVVVENAPVGVKRQLDVWGPPTGPVAWMRRLKDRMDPHHLLNRGRFLPALDSPA